In Chanodichthys erythropterus isolate Z2021 chromosome 7, ASM2448905v1, whole genome shotgun sequence, a genomic segment contains:
- the LOC137022686 gene encoding extracellular calcium-sensing receptor-like isoform X1 — MWVILYIFLLLSCNYICVALMVSSGSCQLQGHFTLKGMFQDGDLLIGGLFEVQRFIKVFPELSFRTEPKLPHCEHFYMTSFQQALTMVFAINEINNNPHLLPNITLGYQIYDNCLRLEVAFRGATALVSGTEETFSDLNCKGPPPVIGIIGDPGSTHSIAISSVLGLFRLPMISYYATCSCLSDRKKYPSFFRTIPSDAFQVRAMVQILRHFGWTWVGLLYSDDDYGIYAAQSFHQEMQRFGHCVAFSEILPYDNNPRDNQRITGVIHTSTARVVVVFSDPSLLIPLMNEAMLQNMTGRQWIASEAWATSTVFNTPRFLPFLGGTLGIAIRRGEIEGLHDFLLHLRPNNDQRNIIVRIFWENMFGCSFETGDKETEGEQVKKVCTGQEDLSTTNSPYTDVSGLRASYNVYKAVYALAHALHNLMQCEEGRGPFSGNSCADTTNLKPWQLVHYLQKVNFTTGFGDHVSFDKNGDALAIYDVLNWQPSSEGSIRVHKVGVVNEGAASGMMLTLDEDAFYWNSETKKPPQSVCSESCPPGTRRATRKGHPVCCFDCLPCGDGEISNTTDAVECMLCPDEFWSNPDRNQCVPKEVEFLSYEDPLGISLTTASLLGTCFCALVMIVFAYHHNTPIVRANNSELSFLLLVSLKLCFLCVLLFIGQPQLWTCQLRHAAFGISFVLCISCILVKTMVVIAVFKSSQPEGKGAMKWFGAVQQRCTVLVLTALQVVICAVWLSTASPTPHKNNQYIRSKIVYECAIGSVAGFSMLLGYIGLLAVVSFLLAFLARNLPDNFNEAKFITFSMLIFCAVWIAFVPTYVSSPGKYAVAVEIFAILSSSFGLLVAIFAPKCYIILLHPERNTKKAIMGRETQNK, encoded by the exons ATGTGGGTAATTCTGTATATTTTCTTGTTACTGTCTTGTAACTATATCTGTGTAGCTTTGATGGTCAGTTCAGGTTCCTGTCAGCTCCAGGGACACTTTACATTGAAGGGGATGTTCCAGGATGGAGACCTTCTCATTGGTGGTCTGTTTGAGGTTCAGAGATTCATCAAAGTATTCCCTGAGCTGAGCTTCAGAACAGAGCCAAAACTACCACATTGTGAGCA CTTCTATATGACAAGCTTCCAGCAAGCACTAACAATGGTTTTTGCGATTAATGAGATTAATAACAATCCCCACCTGCTGCCAAATATCACACTTGGTTACCAGATCTACGACAACTGTTTAAGGCTTGAAGTAGCATTCCGTGGTGCCACAGCTCTGGTTAGTGGGACAGAGGAGACCTTCTCTGACCTCAATTGTAAAGGCCCACCACCAGTGATTGGAATCATAGGTGATCCAGGTTCTACTCATTCTATTGCAATTTCCAGTGTCCTGGGGCTGTTTCGTCTGCCTATG ATTAGCTACTATGCCACCTGCTCCTGTTTGAGTGACAGGAAAAAGTACCCATCTTTCTTCAGAACAATCCCCAGTGATGCCTTCCAGGTGCGGGCTATGGTTCAGATTTTGAGACATTTTGGATGGACCTGGGTTGGTCTTCTCTACAGTGATGATGACTATGGTATCTACGCTGCTCAGTCCTTCCATCAGGAAATGCAGCGGTTTGGACATTGTGTTGCTTTTTCTGAAATACTGCCCTATGATAATAACCCCCGAGATAATCAACGTATAACAGGAGTGATTCACACCTCTACAGCTAGAGTAGTGGTTGTTTTTTCTGATCCATCTTTACTGATACCTTTGATGAACGAAGCTATGTTGCAGAACATGACAGGCAGGCAATGGATTGCAAGTGAAGCTTGGGCCACTTCAACTGTGTTTAACACACCACGTTTCCTGCCCTTTCTGGGAGGCACACTGGGCATTGCCATCAGACGTGGGGAGATTGAGGGGCTTCATGACTTTCTGTTACATCTTCGTCCCAACAATGATCAAAGAAATATTATAGTGAGGATCTTCTGGGAGAACATGTTTGGGTGCAGTTTTGAAACTGGGGATAAAGAGACAGAAGGAGAGCAAGTGAAAAAGGTCTGTACAGGGCAGGAGGATCTGAGCACGACAAACTCACCATACACTGATGTTTCAGGGTTGAGAGCATCTTATAATGTGTATAAAGCAGTTTATGCCTTGGCACATGCACTTCATAACCTGATGCAGTGTGAAGAGGGCAGAGGACCATTCAGTGGGAACAGTTGTGCTGACACAACAAATCTGAAACCCTGGCAG CTGGTTCACTACCTACAAAAAGTGAACTTCACCACAGGATTTGGGGATCATGTGTCATTTGATAAAAATGGAGATGCTCTGGCCATCTATGATGTGTTGAACTGGCAGCCGAGCTCTGAAGGGTCAATAAGGGTCCACAAGGTCGGTGTAGTAAATGAAGGGGCAGCATCAGGGATGATGCTTACACTGGATGAGGATGCATTTTACTGGAACTCTGagacaaaaaaa CCCCCACAGTCTGTGTGCAGTGAGAGCTGCCCCCCAGGAACCAGACGAGCCACGAGGAAGGGCCATCCTGTCTGCTGTTTTGACTGTCTGCCATGCGGAGATGGAGAGATTTCTAATACAACAG ATGCTGTTGAGTGCATGTTGTGTCCAGATGAGTTCTGGTCCAATCCAGATAGGAATCAATGTGTCCCCAAAGAAGTAGAGTTTCTGTCCTATGAGGATCCTCTGGGCATCTCTCTGACCACTGCATCTCTGCTTGGCACCTGCTTCTGTGCTCTTGTGATGATTGTCTTTGCCTATCACCATAACACTCCCATAGTACGAGCCAACAATTCAGAGCTTAGCTTCCTGCTTCTGGTGTCACTCAAACTGTGTTTCCTGTGTGTGCTACTGTTCATTGGTCAGCCACAGTTGTGGACATGTCAGTTAAGACATGCTGCGTTTGGTATAAGCTTTGTCCTGTGTATCTCCTGCATCCTGGTCAAGACTATGGTGGTAATAGCTGTGTTTAAGTCATCTCAACCAGAGGGCAAAGGAGCAATGAAATGGTTTGGAGCAGTTCAACAAAGATGCACAGTTCTGGTCCTAACTGCCCTTCAAGTTGTGATATGTGCAGTCTGGCTCTCTACTGCCTCTCCAACACCCCATAAAAACAACCAGTATATCCGCTCTAAAATAGTATATGAATGTGCTATTGGCTCAGTGGCTGGTTTTTCTATGCTGCTGGGATACATTGGACTGTTGGCAGTAGTTAGTTTTCTCTTAGCTTTCCTGGCGAGAAATCTTCCAGATAATTTTAATGAAGCAAAGTTCATCACTTTCAGCATGTTGATCTTCTGTGCTGTGTGGATTGCATTTGTTCCAACATATGTGAGCTCACCAGGGAAATATGCAGTTGCTGTGGAGATTTTTGCCATTCTGTCTTCAAGTTTTGGATTACTGGTGGCCATATTTGCCCCAAAGTGCTACATCATTCTTTTGCATCCAGAGAGAAACACTAAAAAAGCAATAATGGGACgagaaacacaaaataaatag
- the LOC137022686 gene encoding extracellular calcium-sensing receptor-like isoform X2, whose amino-acid sequence MFQDGDLLIGGLFEVQRFIKVFPELSFRTEPKLPHCEHFYMTSFQQALTMVFAINEINNNPHLLPNITLGYQIYDNCLRLEVAFRGATALVSGTEETFSDLNCKGPPPVIGIIGDPGSTHSIAISSVLGLFRLPMISYYATCSCLSDRKKYPSFFRTIPSDAFQVRAMVQILRHFGWTWVGLLYSDDDYGIYAAQSFHQEMQRFGHCVAFSEILPYDNNPRDNQRITGVIHTSTARVVVVFSDPSLLIPLMNEAMLQNMTGRQWIASEAWATSTVFNTPRFLPFLGGTLGIAIRRGEIEGLHDFLLHLRPNNDQRNIIVRIFWENMFGCSFETGDKETEGEQVKKVCTGQEDLSTTNSPYTDVSGLRASYNVYKAVYALAHALHNLMQCEEGRGPFSGNSCADTTNLKPWQLVHYLQKVNFTTGFGDHVSFDKNGDALAIYDVLNWQPSSEGSIRVHKVGVVNEGAASGMMLTLDEDAFYWNSETKKSVCSESCPPGTRRATRKGHPVCCFDCLPCGDGEISNTTDAVECMLCPDEFWSNPDRNQCVPKEVEFLSYEDPLGISLTTASLLGTCFCALVMIVFAYHHNTPIVRANNSELSFLLLVSLKLCFLCVLLFIGQPQLWTCQLRHAAFGISFVLCISCILVKTMVVIAVFKSSQPEGKGAMKWFGAVQQRCTVLVLTALQVVICAVWLSTASPTPHKNNQYIRSKIVYECAIGSVAGFSMLLGYIGLLAVVSFLLAFLARNLPDNFNEAKFITFSMLIFCAVWIAFVPTYVSSPGKYAVAVEIFAILSSSFGLLVAIFAPKCYIILLHPERNTKKAIMGRETQNK is encoded by the exons ATGTTCCAGGATGGAGACCTTCTCATTGGTGGTCTGTTTGAGGTTCAGAGATTCATCAAAGTATTCCCTGAGCTGAGCTTCAGAACAGAGCCAAAACTACCACATTGTGAGCA CTTCTATATGACAAGCTTCCAGCAAGCACTAACAATGGTTTTTGCGATTAATGAGATTAATAACAATCCCCACCTGCTGCCAAATATCACACTTGGTTACCAGATCTACGACAACTGTTTAAGGCTTGAAGTAGCATTCCGTGGTGCCACAGCTCTGGTTAGTGGGACAGAGGAGACCTTCTCTGACCTCAATTGTAAAGGCCCACCACCAGTGATTGGAATCATAGGTGATCCAGGTTCTACTCATTCTATTGCAATTTCCAGTGTCCTGGGGCTGTTTCGTCTGCCTATG ATTAGCTACTATGCCACCTGCTCCTGTTTGAGTGACAGGAAAAAGTACCCATCTTTCTTCAGAACAATCCCCAGTGATGCCTTCCAGGTGCGGGCTATGGTTCAGATTTTGAGACATTTTGGATGGACCTGGGTTGGTCTTCTCTACAGTGATGATGACTATGGTATCTACGCTGCTCAGTCCTTCCATCAGGAAATGCAGCGGTTTGGACATTGTGTTGCTTTTTCTGAAATACTGCCCTATGATAATAACCCCCGAGATAATCAACGTATAACAGGAGTGATTCACACCTCTACAGCTAGAGTAGTGGTTGTTTTTTCTGATCCATCTTTACTGATACCTTTGATGAACGAAGCTATGTTGCAGAACATGACAGGCAGGCAATGGATTGCAAGTGAAGCTTGGGCCACTTCAACTGTGTTTAACACACCACGTTTCCTGCCCTTTCTGGGAGGCACACTGGGCATTGCCATCAGACGTGGGGAGATTGAGGGGCTTCATGACTTTCTGTTACATCTTCGTCCCAACAATGATCAAAGAAATATTATAGTGAGGATCTTCTGGGAGAACATGTTTGGGTGCAGTTTTGAAACTGGGGATAAAGAGACAGAAGGAGAGCAAGTGAAAAAGGTCTGTACAGGGCAGGAGGATCTGAGCACGACAAACTCACCATACACTGATGTTTCAGGGTTGAGAGCATCTTATAATGTGTATAAAGCAGTTTATGCCTTGGCACATGCACTTCATAACCTGATGCAGTGTGAAGAGGGCAGAGGACCATTCAGTGGGAACAGTTGTGCTGACACAACAAATCTGAAACCCTGGCAG CTGGTTCACTACCTACAAAAAGTGAACTTCACCACAGGATTTGGGGATCATGTGTCATTTGATAAAAATGGAGATGCTCTGGCCATCTATGATGTGTTGAACTGGCAGCCGAGCTCTGAAGGGTCAATAAGGGTCCACAAGGTCGGTGTAGTAAATGAAGGGGCAGCATCAGGGATGATGCTTACACTGGATGAGGATGCATTTTACTGGAACTCTGagacaaaaaaa TCTGTGTGCAGTGAGAGCTGCCCCCCAGGAACCAGACGAGCCACGAGGAAGGGCCATCCTGTCTGCTGTTTTGACTGTCTGCCATGCGGAGATGGAGAGATTTCTAATACAACAG ATGCTGTTGAGTGCATGTTGTGTCCAGATGAGTTCTGGTCCAATCCAGATAGGAATCAATGTGTCCCCAAAGAAGTAGAGTTTCTGTCCTATGAGGATCCTCTGGGCATCTCTCTGACCACTGCATCTCTGCTTGGCACCTGCTTCTGTGCTCTTGTGATGATTGTCTTTGCCTATCACCATAACACTCCCATAGTACGAGCCAACAATTCAGAGCTTAGCTTCCTGCTTCTGGTGTCACTCAAACTGTGTTTCCTGTGTGTGCTACTGTTCATTGGTCAGCCACAGTTGTGGACATGTCAGTTAAGACATGCTGCGTTTGGTATAAGCTTTGTCCTGTGTATCTCCTGCATCCTGGTCAAGACTATGGTGGTAATAGCTGTGTTTAAGTCATCTCAACCAGAGGGCAAAGGAGCAATGAAATGGTTTGGAGCAGTTCAACAAAGATGCACAGTTCTGGTCCTAACTGCCCTTCAAGTTGTGATATGTGCAGTCTGGCTCTCTACTGCCTCTCCAACACCCCATAAAAACAACCAGTATATCCGCTCTAAAATAGTATATGAATGTGCTATTGGCTCAGTGGCTGGTTTTTCTATGCTGCTGGGATACATTGGACTGTTGGCAGTAGTTAGTTTTCTCTTAGCTTTCCTGGCGAGAAATCTTCCAGATAATTTTAATGAAGCAAAGTTCATCACTTTCAGCATGTTGATCTTCTGTGCTGTGTGGATTGCATTTGTTCCAACATATGTGAGCTCACCAGGGAAATATGCAGTTGCTGTGGAGATTTTTGCCATTCTGTCTTCAAGTTTTGGATTACTGGTGGCCATATTTGCCCCAAAGTGCTACATCATTCTTTTGCATCCAGAGAGAAACACTAAAAAAGCAATAATGGGACgagaaacacaaaataaatag